In Salinarimonas sp., a genomic segment contains:
- a CDS encoding aromatic ring-hydroxylating dioxygenase subunit alpha: MIDASLQDRVRALVAERRPGFSLPRDFYVDEALFRVDEEAVFAAEWLFACNACEIAEPGDWLTLRIAGASVVVLRDRDGAVRAFHNTCRHRGSRLCLGEKGHANRLVCPYHQWVYELDGRLLDARQMPTDFDPSGYGLKPAHCTVIAGLVYVCVAEEPPSIERFRAAVEPYIAPHRPDRTKVAHVSIIVEEANWKLVIENNRECYHCAANHPELLVTLVEFALPDDPRATAQFDRLMSGARARWDALGLPHAPADGGVEFRCIRLPFNEGGVSFTLDGGPACRKLLGDFTDPDLGSVRMFRAPNAWHHFLADHILHFRVTPLSADRTEVRTTWLVHEDAVEGVDYDLERLTAVWTATNDQDRVLAENNHRGILSRAYEPGPYAPSEFMLANFADWYAGRLADRFGAPASRLEAAE, from the coding sequence ATGATCGACGCATCACTCCAGGACCGCGTGCGCGCGCTCGTCGCCGAGAGGCGCCCCGGTTTCAGCCTGCCGCGCGATTTCTACGTCGACGAGGCGCTGTTTCGCGTCGACGAGGAGGCGGTGTTCGCCGCCGAATGGCTGTTCGCGTGCAATGCCTGCGAGATCGCCGAGCCCGGCGACTGGCTGACGCTGCGCATCGCCGGCGCCTCGGTCGTCGTGCTGCGCGACCGCGACGGCGCGGTGCGGGCCTTCCACAATACCTGCCGCCATCGCGGCTCGCGCCTCTGCCTCGGCGAGAAGGGCCACGCCAACCGGCTGGTGTGCCCCTATCACCAGTGGGTCTACGAGCTCGACGGCCGCCTTCTCGACGCCCGGCAGATGCCCACCGACTTCGATCCGTCGGGCTACGGGCTCAAGCCCGCGCACTGCACCGTGATCGCCGGCCTCGTCTACGTCTGCGTCGCCGAGGAGCCGCCCTCGATCGAGCGCTTCCGCGCGGCGGTGGAGCCCTACATCGCCCCGCATCGGCCGGACCGGACCAAGGTCGCGCACGTCTCCATCATCGTCGAGGAGGCGAACTGGAAGCTCGTCATCGAGAACAATCGCGAGTGCTACCATTGCGCGGCGAATCATCCCGAGCTCCTCGTCACCCTCGTCGAGTTCGCGCTCCCCGACGATCCGCGCGCGACGGCGCAGTTCGACCGGCTGATGAGCGGCGCCCGCGCGCGCTGGGACGCGCTCGGCCTGCCGCATGCGCCGGCGGACGGCGGCGTCGAGTTCCGCTGCATCCGCCTGCCGTTCAACGAGGGCGGCGTGTCCTTCACGCTCGACGGCGGGCCGGCCTGCCGCAAGCTGCTCGGCGACTTCACCGATCCGGATCTCGGCTCGGTGCGGATGTTCCGCGCGCCCAACGCCTGGCACCATTTCCTCGCCGACCACATCCTGCATTTCCGGGTGACGCCGCTCTCCGCCGATCGGACGGAGGTGCGCACCACCTGGCTCGTGCACGAGGACGCGGTCGAGGGCGTCGACTACGACCTGGAGCGCCTGACGGCGGTCTGGACGGCGACGAACGACCAGGATCGCGTGCTCGCCGAGAACAACCATCGCGGCATCCTCTCGCGCGCCTACGAGCCCGGACCCTACGCGCCCTCGGAGTTCATGCTGGCCAATTTCGCGGACTGGTACGCGGGCCGGCTCGCGGACCGGTTCGGCGCCCCCGCGTCGCGCCTCGAAGCGGCCGAGTGA